In a genomic window of Nostoc sp. UHCC 0870:
- a CDS encoding ArsR/SmtB family transcription factor yields MLESSPTTLTPIAEYFKVLSEVSRLQVLCALKTGAKNVSEIMEITQLKQANVSKHLQILAQTGIIKRQPQGVSVFYEIADPIIFDLCELVCQSLSVRLAQHSQQIKQLENSALATSDGLRANLGDRR; encoded by the coding sequence ATGCTCGAATCGTCTCCTACGACACTCACACCCATTGCAGAGTATTTCAAAGTTTTATCTGAAGTGAGTCGCTTACAAGTTTTGTGCGCGTTGAAAACAGGTGCAAAAAATGTCAGTGAAATTATGGAAATTACGCAACTCAAACAAGCTAATGTTTCTAAGCACCTGCAAATTTTGGCGCAGACAGGTATTATCAAGCGTCAACCACAAGGCGTGAGTGTGTTTTATGAAATTGCTGACCCAATTATTTTTGATTTGTGCGAGTTAGTTTGTCAGAGTCTCTCAGTCCGATTAGCACAACATTCACAACAAATAAAGCAACTGGAAAATAGTGCATTAGCCACTAGCGATGGGCTACGCGCTAACCTAGGCGATCGCCGCTAA